The following coding sequences are from one Panicum hallii strain FIL2 chromosome 5, PHallii_v3.1, whole genome shotgun sequence window:
- the LOC112895396 gene encoding transcription factor-like protein DPB has translation MAPPCGDAAAAPELTSLRIPDGAELPPLPRRGGGGGNAAEREEEGDKSKKARKEKAGAQRIAGWGLREYSKIVSKKVETKGRTTYNEVADEICAELKLTLNGQEFDEKNIRRRVYDAFNVLIALRVIAKDKKEIKWMGLSNFRYEKIKKLEEAHKELMIRIKNKKKLLQEIEKQFDDLQNIKFRNQVLQRPAESVNGICLPFLLVKASRKARVEIEISEDSKFAGFDFNCTPFTLHDDVSILDGIRRNGIRRAG, from the exons ATGGCGCCCCCCTGCGGCGATGCTGCGGCGGCACCCGAGCTGACCAGCCTGCGCATCCCCGATGGAGCCGAGTTACCTCCGCTTCCCAGACG cggcggcggcggcggcaatgcggccgagagggaggaggagggcgatAAGAGCAAGAAggcgaggaaggagaaggcCGGGGCGCAGCGGATCGCCGGGTGGGGGCTCCGCGAGTACAGCAAGATAG TTTCTAAAAAAGTTGAGACCAAAGGACGGACTACTTATAATGAG GTTGCAGATGAAATTTGTGCGGAGCTAAAGTTGACGCTTAATGGCCAAGAG TTTGATGAGAAGAATATTAGGAGGAGAGTGTATGATGCTTTTAATGTGCTAATTGCACTACGTGTTATTGCAAAAGACAAAAAGGAAATAAAGTGGATGGGCCTGTCTAATTTCAGATATGAAAAGATTAAGAAGTTGGAG GAGGCTCACAAAGAACTAATGATCAGGATTAAGAACAAGAAGAAACTTCTCCAGGAAATTGAAAAACAG TTTGATGACCTCCAGAATATCAAGTTTCGCAACCAGGTATTACAGAGGCCAGCAGAGAGTGTGAATGGTATCTGCCTTCCATTCTTATTGGTCAAG GCATCCAGAAAAGCGAGGGTGGAAATTGAGATTTCAGAGGACTCAAAGTTCGCAGGTTTCGACTTCAACTG TACACCATTCACTTTGCATGACGATGTCTCAATCCTTGATGGGATCAGGCGCAATGGCATAAGAAGAGCTGGGTAG
- the LOC112895397 gene encoding 30S ribosomal protein S20, chloroplastic yields the protein MAATSTSPLFSLSSLSASLPSPTRLPATLSLRALSPRTRLSVSLPFASPHGVYGAWAAMSTSSAGRLRRRGLEVVCEAATGRRPDSVAKRERQNEKHRIRNHARKAEMRTRMKKVFRALEKLRKKADAQPEEIIEIEKMISEAYKAIDKTVQVGALHRNTGNHRKSRLARRKKAIEILRGWYVPNAEPVAAT from the exons ATGGCCGCCACCTCTACCTCCCCGCTattctccctctcctccctctctGCCTCGCTCCCTTCCCCCACCCGGCTCCCCGCCACCCTCTCCCTCCGCGCCCTCTCCCCACGCACCCGCCTCTCGGTCTCCCTCCCCTTCGCCTCCCCACACG GCGTGTACGGCGCCTGGGCCGCGATGTCGACGTCGTCCGCGGGGAGGTTGAGACGGCGGGGGCTGGAGGTGGTGTGCGAGGCCGCGACCGGCCGGCGGCCTGACTCGGTCGCGAAGAGGGAGCGCCAGAACGAGAAGCACCGCATCCGCAACCACGCGCGCAAGGCTGAGATGCGCACCAGGATGAAGAAG GTCTTCAGAGCACTTGAAAAGCTTCGGAAGAAAGCAGATGCCCAGCCTGAAGAAATAAttgaaatagagaaaatgatcTCTGAGGCATACAAAGCCATCGACAAGACAGTGCAAGTTGGTGCCCTGCACAGGAACACTGGGAACCATCGCAAGTCCAGATTggcaaggaggaagaaggccaTCGAGATACTCCGTGGCTGGTATGTTCCAAATGCTGAACCTGTTGCTGCCACCTAG
- the LOC112891374 gene encoding heavy metal-associated isoprenylated plant protein 43-like, with amino-acid sequence MKIVLKVAITCKKCKTCVLGISSKIKGIKSLTYDDEKSTLTVVGEVDVVEIVAALRKAKHPAEVVSVTDEKKEAEEKKKKEEEEKKKKEAEAAKKKCCCPMPCPMCPKPCPTPPCPPPPCPPPYMKQCQPCYIPIEDEYPGPCTIV; translated from the exons ATGAAG ATAGTGCTCAAAGTGGCGATCACCTGCAAGAAGTGCAAAACCTGCGTCCTGGGAATCTCCTCGAAAATTAAAG GGATCAAGTCGCTGACGTACGACGACGAGAAGAGCACGCTGACGGTGGTGGGCGAGGTGGACGTGGTGGAGATCGTGGCGGCGCTGCGCAAGGCAAAGCACCCGGCGGAGGTGGTGTCGGTGACCGACGAGAAGAAGGAGgccgaggagaagaagaagaaggaggaggaagagaagaagaagaaggaggcagAAGCAGCCAAGAAGAAGTGCTGCTGCCCCATGCCGTGCCCGATGTGCCCCAAGCCGTGCCCCACGCCGCCGTgccccccgccgccgtgcccccCGCCGTACATGAAGCAGTGCCAGCCATGCTACATCCCCATCGAGGACGAGTACCCCGGCCCCTGCACCATCGTCTGA